A genomic stretch from Microtus pennsylvanicus isolate mMicPen1 chromosome 11, mMicPen1.hap1, whole genome shotgun sequence includes:
- the Hexim2 gene encoding protein HEXIM2 has protein sequence MATLNHSNCNSESPAALEEAKTSAGLPSPQIAREPRDFDGSLLQPSGKELHSEDEGFAPAGAGSGCNNRGSRTQSPRRCSVEAVLARKKHRRRPSKRKRHWRPYLELSWAEKQQRDERQSQRASRVREEMFAKGQPLAPYNTTQFLMNDRDLEEPNLDVLHGLSHPGSSSGENEAGDSDGQGRAHGEFQQRDFSEAYERYHTESLQRLSKQELVRDYLDLERRLSQAEQETRRLQQLQGRPNRQPCQQVEELAAEVERLRTENQRLRQENEMWSRDGSCCDQKPATEGTTGPQDEALFHTHVGQLGHREAGDR, from the coding sequence aCTTCTGCTGGTCTGCCGAGCCCCCAGATAGCCCGTGAGCCTCGTGACTTTGATGGTTCCCTGCTTCAGCCGTCGGGAAAGGAGCTCCACTCAGAGGATGAAGGTTTTGCTCCAGCTGGGGCAGGCTCAGGCTGTAACAATAGGGGTTCTCGGACCCAGAGCCCACGGCGATGTTCAGTGGAGGCGGTGCTGGCCCGAAAGAAGCACCGTAGGCGGCCGTCCAAGCGCAAGAGGCACTGGCGGCCGTACTTAGAACTGAGCTGGGCTGAGAAGCAGCAGCGAGatgagaggcagagccagagggCCTCCCGGGTCCGTGAGGAGATGTTCGCCAAAGGCCAGCCCTTGGCACCCTACAACACTACCCAGTTCCTCATGAATGACCGTGACCTGGAGGAGCCTAACTTGGATGTGCTCCACGGGCTGTCCCACCCAGGCTCCTCCAGTGGGGAGAATGAAGCAGGGGACAGTGATGGGCAGGGCCGAGCTCACGGGGAATTCCAGCAGAGGGACTTCTCTGAGGCCTACGAGCGGTACCACACTGAGAGCCTTCAGCGCCTCAGCAAGCAGGAGCTGGTGCGAGACTACCTGGATCTAGAGAGGCGGCTATCTCAGGCTGAGCAGGAAACTCGGAGGCTCCAGCAGCTGCAGGGGCGCCCTAACAGGCAGCCCTGTCAACAGGTGGAAGAGCTGGCGGCCGAGGTGGAAAGACTCCGGACTGAAAACCAGAGGCTTCGGCAGGAGAACGAGATGTGGAGCCGAGATGGCAGCTGCTGTGACCAGAAGCCAGCCACAGAAGGGACCACCGGTCCCCAGGATGAGGCCCTATTTCATACCCACGTGGGCCAGCTGGGTCACAGGGAGGCAGGTGACAGATGA